One window of Mangrovibacterium diazotrophicum genomic DNA carries:
- a CDS encoding endonuclease domain-containing protein, producing the protein MSISDQVSMFYNAKPHIFEKAKTLRKNMTTAELNLWEKLKRRQVLGLRFRPQHPIDIFIADFYCHPLKLVIEIDGGIHLAPEHKEYDIGRTAELNQWGIQVIRFTNEEVANNLDKVVSQINLICRQKLSEGKVPFRGFRG; encoded by the coding sequence ATGAGTATAAGCGATCAGGTATCCATGTTCTATAATGCTAAGCCTCATATCTTTGAAAAGGCTAAAACATTGCGGAAAAATATGACCACTGCGGAGCTCAACCTCTGGGAAAAACTAAAAAGGAGACAGGTCCTTGGACTACGGTTTCGTCCGCAACATCCAATTGACATTTTCATTGCTGATTTCTACTGCCATCCACTAAAACTGGTCATCGAGATTGATGGCGGTATTCACCTGGCTCCGGAACATAAGGAATATGACATCGGACGGACAGCAGAACTAAACCAATGGGGCATCCAGGTCATTCGGTTTACCAATGAAGAGGTAGCAAACAATCTGGACAAAGTTGTCAGCCAAATCAACTTAATCTGTCGTCAAAAATTGAGCGAAGGCAAAGTCCCCTTCAGGGGATTTAGGGGTTAA
- a CDS encoding MFS transporter: MTVEKTLTRQLKLPALSENAFLRYLTFSALYFAQGIPMGLMFYAIPAWLAANGKTPAEIGSFVAAVSLPWSFKILVAPLMDRFTYLPMGRRRPWLVFGQVGIVASFLLLAPLSDPLEHIPLLTVAGFMASLASIFQDISVDSLAIDLLPEDQQARANGLMWGSQAVGVSSTVAITGWIIQHYSFLVAMNLFGAIVTVIMLFPLIFRERPGEKVAPWTAGQTSPEAQKIQLCSWKVILKSLIRAFTLPVSLYMGVAVFVYRMGDGFIGSILPVFTVQKLGWTDIEYAHVFATTKLAGGILGMFIGGAMIDRFGKIRMMVLYAFALVALLMAMSLLSLYWSNATFITGFFFIYHTLSTFITIAILAVAMQLSWRRVATTQFTLYMTIANLGLSAGAWIMGQLKTYFSWQHMFMAYLVFIGLVLAIMPFLNFKKHQQQLNELEEKQRQIQDS, translated from the coding sequence ATGACGGTTGAAAAAACGCTGACTCGCCAACTCAAACTTCCGGCTTTGTCCGAAAATGCCTTTCTACGTTACTTGACTTTTTCAGCGCTGTACTTCGCACAGGGAATTCCCATGGGACTCATGTTTTATGCCATCCCGGCGTGGCTGGCTGCGAACGGAAAAACACCAGCCGAAATAGGTAGTTTTGTTGCCGCCGTATCGCTTCCGTGGAGTTTCAAAATTTTAGTAGCTCCCTTGATGGACCGCTTTACTTACCTGCCAATGGGACGCCGACGGCCCTGGCTCGTGTTTGGACAAGTAGGCATTGTTGCCAGTTTCTTGCTGCTAGCCCCCCTGAGTGATCCACTCGAGCATATCCCGCTGCTCACTGTGGCCGGTTTTATGGCCAGTCTCGCCAGCATCTTCCAGGATATATCGGTCGACAGTCTCGCCATCGACCTTTTACCGGAAGACCAGCAGGCCCGCGCCAATGGCTTGATGTGGGGCTCCCAAGCCGTTGGTGTTTCATCGACCGTTGCAATTACCGGCTGGATCATCCAGCATTACAGCTTCCTGGTTGCCATGAACCTGTTTGGCGCCATTGTGACGGTCATCATGCTGTTCCCGCTGATCTTCCGGGAACGTCCCGGCGAGAAGGTTGCTCCCTGGACCGCCGGACAAACATCGCCCGAAGCCCAAAAGATTCAACTCTGCAGTTGGAAGGTTATTTTGAAAAGCCTGATCAGAGCATTCACCCTACCGGTAAGCCTGTATATGGGAGTTGCCGTTTTCGTCTATCGCATGGGAGACGGTTTTATCGGCTCCATTCTACCTGTTTTTACCGTCCAAAAACTGGGATGGACAGATATCGAATACGCACATGTCTTTGCAACAACCAAACTGGCGGGAGGTATCCTGGGGATGTTCATCGGCGGAGCCATGATCGACCGCTTCGGCAAAATCAGGATGATGGTGTTATATGCCTTTGCACTCGTCGCGCTGCTTATGGCCATGTCGCTGCTCTCCCTTTACTGGAGCAACGCAACGTTCATTACCGGTTTCTTCTTCATCTATCATACCCTGAGTACCTTCATCACCATCGCTATTTTGGCCGTAGCAATGCAGCTGTCGTGGCGAAGGGTAGCCACCACCCAGTTTACGCTTTACATGACCATTGCCAACCTGGGACTCTCGGCCGGAGCCTGGATTATGGGCCAGTTGAAAACCTATTTTTCCTGGCAGCATATGTTCATGGCCTACCTGGTGTTTATCGGACTGGTACTGGCCATTATGCCTTTCCTGAATTTCAAAAAGCACCAGCAACAACTGAACGAACTGGAAGAGAAACAACGGCAAATTCAGGACAGTTAA